TCGAAGTCGGCTGCGCGGCGGGCCACGCCGTCGCCTATTTTGCTGCGCGCGGCTGGCAGGCGCTCGGCATCGACATTGCGCACGAAATGATCGAAGCCGGCAAGAGCGCGGGCCGGCCACTCTTGGAAGCCGATTTTCTACAGCATGACTTTGCCGGGCAAAAGTTTTCACTCATCACGCACTGGGCAACGCTCGAGCACCTGCCGCAGGCCGAGATGTTTCTGCAGCGCATGGCGAAACTTCTCGCCGACGGTGGCAGAATTTATCTGAGCACGTGCAACACGGGCTATTTTGCCCGTCGTTATGGCATTAGCTGGCGCTACCTCAATGTACCCGAACATGTGTTCTACTTTAACCACAGGTCGCTGCAATGCCTGGCAAAAAAATGCGGATTAAAAGTTGTACGCGCCTTCAGCTATGGCTCAGGCTTTACGACACGCGAAAACGCGCCGTGGTGGTATAATTTCAAAAAGCACATAGCCGACCGGCTCGCGCGCTATTTCTTAACGGGTGATATGATTGTAGTCGAATTCGTCGTCGAGTAAACATATTTTCCCGACGGCATAACCGTGGCGGCCCAAAAAATCTGAAACCCGCTGGCCTCGCAATTCGTTTTACGAATTGCTGCTAAAGCGCCCTACGGGCTGCCCGCGGGTTTCGCTCCGGCCGTTCGGGCCGGAGCACGATTTTTTCGGCGCGCATTACATAATATGTCGGATAAACTTTTGAAAGGTTTCCCTGAACTGCCCGCCATAGGGTGGGTAGAAAATCTGCATCGGGTTGAAGAGCCGTGACTGCTTGAACACCGCGCGTTCGTGTGAGAATGCCTTGAAGCCGTGGTGGCCGTGGTAACGACCCAGGCCGCTGTTGTTGCAACCACCAAACGGTAGCTTGGGGTTGACAAACTGCATGAGGCAATCGTTGATAGAGGTACCGCCCGCAGCGGTGTTGCGCAAAACGTTTTCAATCGTGCTTTCAGACGAAGAGAAAACATAGAGGGCCAAAGGTTTTTCGCCTCGGCGAATGTATTCGAGGGCTTCGTCGAGATGGCGGTAGGTGACAATCGGCAATACGGGCCCGAAGATCTCTTCTTCGAGAATGCGGCTGCCCTCGGCAATATCGGTAATGACTGTGGGCGAAATGTAGTTATCGTGCTCGTCGGTGTCGGCGCCGAAAGCAACCTGCGCACCGCGCTTTTTGGCGTCGTCTATGAGGCCTTTCACTCGATCAAAATGGCGTTTGTTCACAATGCGGCAAAAGTCTGCCGAGTTGCGCCATTCTATCGGCGTCTGTCCATAGAAGCTTTTCACCGCGTCATGAATGGCGTTGATGAGCGCCTCTTTCTTGTCTTCAGAAACGAGAACGTAATCGGGGGCAATGCAGGTCTGCCCTGCGTTGACCCATTTGCCCCAGGCGATGCGCTTGCCGGCCTCGCGCACATCGGCGGTATTCTCGACGATCACGGGCGATTTGCCGCCCAGTTCAAGTGTGCAGACTGAGAGGTGCTCGGCCGCGGCTTTCATTACCACTTTGCCGATCGATGGCGCGCCGGTGAAGAACATGTGGTCAAAGGGCAGCTTTAACAGCTCGGTGGAAACCGATGCATCGCCCTGAAAAACTGCAACTTCTTCTTCATAAAACAAATCTTTGAGAATGCGTGCCAGAAATTCGGCCGTGTGCGGTGCGTATTCAGAGGGCTTCAGCATCACGGTGTTGCCGGCAGCAATAGCGCTGATCAGCGGAGCAATGCTGAGGTTAAAAGGATAGTTCCACGGGGCGATGATGAGTGTCTGGCCAAGCGGTTCGTAATGAATTTCGCTGCGCGCGGTACCGAGATGAATCGGTGTCTCGACTACTTTGGGCCTCATCCAGTCGGGCAGGTTTTTTACCGAATCGTGAATTTCTGCGATAACCGGCAGAACTTCGGCGAGGTCAGCCTCTTCGCGGGGTTTTTTGTAGTCTTGCCACAGCGCCTGGTATAGATTTTCGCTTTCGGCAAAGATCTTTTCTTTCAGTTTTTTGAGTTTTTCGCGCCTTTCTTGCGCAGTTGTCTGGCGCAGGCTCCATTTGAATTTTTTCTGCAGCTCGAAAACCCGCAGTATTTCAGCCTTGGTATTTTTTTCTGACATAAACTCCCCTGACAATTTCACCGATGGCGACAAGATATTTTGCGTCGTTGGGCGCAAATCGGGCCGACAGCGGATTTCGAGCTTTAGTATACGATAGCCTGTGCGGCCAGACTTGTAAAAACCTGCTAAATCCTCATTTTTTTTGGTTTCAGAGCCCGACTGCCGGGTCGGGCACAAAAAGGCTTTACGATGGCCGATCGCAGTCTTTGTGCAACGTGGCGCAGACGACGGATACCATCTGCATGTGGGCAAGCCGCGTGCTCTACATCGGCGCACTGCCCGATCTCGAGATGCACCGGCAGGCCGCGGCACTTTTGTGCGTGGGCTTAGAGCGGCCTTTCGGCGTGCGCCTTGAGACCGGGCAGGCAGTGCTCACGCGCAGCGCGCTGGTTGGCCCGCAGATCATGCATGCAGTCGAAACTTTCGGGGGCAGATGCGCATACCTCTTATTCGACCCCGATGCTGCCGACTATGAATACCTGCGCTCGGGTTCAGGCGACGAGGCCGTTTCGGGAGTCTTTGTCGATTTTGCAGAAGAAAAAAGTTGGATTCAGATTTTACATGCGATCGGCGCCGCCGAGGGGATTGCGGCGACACAGTCGCTGCTCACCGGGCTCGAACTCGCCACTTCTTCAGGCGCAAAACCTGTGATAGATGCGCGCATCAAAGCTGTTATCGAGCTGCTCGTGAACGACACGGGCGAAAGCGTGCCGATCGAACGCCTGGCGCAGCAGGTTGATATATCCGCCTCGCG
The sequence above is a segment of the Turneriella parva DSM 21527 genome. Coding sequences within it:
- a CDS encoding AraC family transcriptional regulator — translated: MAQTTDTICMWASRVLYIGALPDLEMHRQAAALLCVGLERPFGVRLETGQAVLTRSALVGPQIMHAVETFGGRCAYLLFDPDAADYEYLRSGSGDEAVSGVFVDFAEEKSWIQILHAIGAAEGIAATQSLLTGLELATSSGAKPVIDARIKAVIELLVNDTGESVPIERLAQQVDISASRLAHLFKEQVGIPIRMFRTWIRLKTAAQYLSEGMLLTEAALRAGFYDSAHFANTFRDTFGLPPSAVFGQQRALKWFIASATAAALA
- a CDS encoding aldehyde dehydrogenase family protein, whose product is MSEKNTKAEILRVFELQKKFKWSLRQTTAQERREKLKKLKEKIFAESENLYQALWQDYKKPREEADLAEVLPVIAEIHDSVKNLPDWMRPKVVETPIHLGTARSEIHYEPLGQTLIIAPWNYPFNLSIAPLISAIAAGNTVMLKPSEYAPHTAEFLARILKDLFYEEEVAVFQGDASVSTELLKLPFDHMFFTGAPSIGKVVMKAAAEHLSVCTLELGGKSPVIVENTADVREAGKRIAWGKWVNAGQTCIAPDYVLVSEDKKEALINAIHDAVKSFYGQTPIEWRNSADFCRIVNKRHFDRVKGLIDDAKKRGAQVAFGADTDEHDNYISPTVITDIAEGSRILEEEIFGPVLPIVTYRHLDEALEYIRRGEKPLALYVFSSSESTIENVLRNTAAGGTSINDCLMQFVNPKLPFGGCNNSGLGRYHGHHGFKAFSHERAVFKQSRLFNPMQIFYPPYGGQFRETFQKFIRHIM
- a CDS encoding class I SAM-dependent methyltransferase codes for the protein MSCILCGGRLTPRLSKAGRDAKNYNIAECLNCGVWQIAPMPSEAELNALYQSDYFKVRSDRGYADYASDKIYRSVVSTLEKNLRDLNFFSWEKSLNGPKHLLEVGCAAGHAVAYFAARGWQALGIDIAHEMIEAGKSAGRPLLEADFLQHDFAGQKFSLITHWATLEHLPQAEMFLQRMAKLLADGGRIYLSTCNTGYFARRYGISWRYLNVPEHVFYFNHRSLQCLAKKCGLKVVRAFSYGSGFTTRENAPWWYNFKKHIADRLARYFLTGDMIVVEFVVE